One Candidatus Planktophila limnetica DNA segment encodes these proteins:
- a CDS encoding demethylmenaquinone methyltransferase produces the protein MSRANMDKNPAEVAAMFDAVAKRYDLVNDILSLGQTKRWRKATTATIAPKPGMKILDLAAGTGSSSEPLHQAGADVIPADFSDGMLEAGRRARPHLKFTKADALNLPFENESFDVVTISFGLRNTSDMDKALSEARRVTKKGGSLVVAEFSSPTFKPFRTIYLNYLMKALPAIASKTSSNPDAYVYLAESIRAWPDQAALAARITQAGWSQVGWRNLSGGVVAVHRAINS, from the coding sequence ATGTCCCGGGCCAATATGGATAAAAATCCTGCTGAAGTTGCCGCAATGTTTGATGCGGTGGCCAAGCGTTATGACCTGGTTAATGACATCTTGAGCCTCGGTCAGACAAAGAGATGGCGCAAGGCCACAACTGCCACGATTGCACCAAAGCCAGGAATGAAAATTCTCGATCTCGCAGCGGGCACTGGTTCAAGTTCAGAACCATTACATCAAGCAGGAGCCGATGTAATTCCTGCAGATTTTTCAGATGGAATGCTTGAAGCGGGTCGACGTGCACGTCCGCATTTAAAGTTTACAAAAGCAGATGCACTTAACTTACCTTTTGAAAATGAATCATTTGATGTTGTAACAATTTCTTTTGGTTTACGTAATACATCAGATATGGATAAGGCATTAAGTGAAGCAAGACGCGTCACTAAAAAAGGTGGCTCACTTGTAGTTGCAGAATTTTCTTCTCCAACATTTAAACCATTTCGCACAATTTATTTAAATTATTTAATGAAAGCTCTGCCAGCCATTGCATCAAAGACTTCATCAAATCCTGATGCCTATGTCTATCTGGCAGAATCCATTCGGGCATGGCCAGATCAGGCAGCGCTGGCGGCCCGAATTACCCAGGCCGGCTGGTCTCAAGTGGGTTGGCGCAATTTGAGCGGTGGAGTTGTCGCAGTTCACAGAGCCATCAACTCCTGA
- a CDS encoding NADH-quinone oxidoreductase subunit D has protein sequence MTTFTDPYSSSRETTEGTVFSVTGGDWNELVTEIGATKEEHIVVNMGPQHPSTHGVLRLVLELEGETVTEVRCGIGYLHTGIEKNIEYRSWTQGVTFVTRMDYLSPLFNETAYCLATEKLLGITNDVPERASAIRVLMMELNRISSHMVALGTGALELGAITPMFFAFRERERVLDIFEMISGLRMNMAYIRPGGVQQDLPAGATQKIRETVKEMRKAFKDNATLLIGNSIWMKRTVGIGYLDLAGCTTLGITGPVLRSTGLPWDLRKTQPYCGYENYDFDVVTTDTCDVYGRFLIRMNELEQSLRIIEQACDKIDKLAGAPVMVADKKIAWPAQLAMGGDGLGNSLDHIREIMGTSMESLIHHFKLVTEGFRVPAGQVYAAVESPRGELGAHIVSDGGTRPYRMHFREPSFNNLQSTSAMCEGSMVADIIGAVASIDPVMGGVDR, from the coding sequence ATGACAACATTTACTGATCCATATTCTTCTTCACGCGAAACTACTGAAGGAACAGTTTTCTCAGTAACAGGTGGCGACTGGAACGAACTCGTTACAGAAATTGGCGCAACAAAAGAAGAGCACATTGTTGTAAACATGGGTCCACAACACCCATCTACTCACGGTGTACTGCGTCTTGTTCTTGAACTCGAAGGCGAAACTGTTACTGAAGTTCGTTGCGGAATTGGTTACCTACATACAGGTATTGAAAAGAACATTGAATATCGCAGCTGGACTCAGGGCGTCACCTTCGTAACCCGTATGGATTATTTGTCTCCGCTATTTAATGAAACTGCTTATTGCCTTGCAACAGAGAAACTCCTTGGAATTACAAATGATGTTCCAGAGCGCGCTTCAGCTATTCGCGTTCTTATGATGGAACTCAATCGAATTTCTTCACACATGGTTGCACTCGGCACAGGCGCACTAGAACTAGGTGCAATTACTCCTATGTTCTTTGCATTCCGTGAACGCGAACGTGTTCTAGATATTTTCGAAATGATCTCTGGATTGCGTATGAATATGGCCTATATCCGCCCAGGTGGAGTGCAACAAGATTTGCCAGCCGGTGCCACACAAAAGATTCGCGAAACTGTTAAAGAAATGCGCAAGGCATTTAAAGATAATGCAACACTTTTGATTGGTAATTCAATCTGGATGAAGCGCACAGTTGGCATCGGTTACTTAGATCTTGCCGGATGTACGACACTTGGTATTACAGGACCTGTTTTACGTTCAACTGGTTTGCCTTGGGATCTTCGTAAGACTCAACCATATTGTGGCTATGAAAATTACGATTTTGATGTTGTCACAACAGATACATGCGATGTTTATGGACGCTTCTTAATTCGTATGAATGAACTAGAACAATCACTTCGCATCATTGAGCAAGCATGTGACAAGATCGACAAGCTTGCAGGAGCACCAGTAATGGTTGCAGATAAGAAAATTGCATGGCCAGCACAATTAGCAATGGGTGGCGATGGACTTGGAAACTCACTTGATCACATTCGCGAAATTATGGGCACGTCAATGGAATCACTTATTCATCACTTTAAACTAGTGACAGAAGGATTCCGTGTTCCAGCCGGTCAGGTTTATGCAGCAGTTGAATCACCACGTGGCGAACTCGGTGCACACATTGTCTCTGATGGCGGAACACGTCCATATCGCATGCACTTCCGCGAACCATCTTTTAATAATTTGCAATCAACTTCTGCAATGTGTGAAGGCAGCATGGTTGCCGACATCATTGGCGCGGTAGCTTCAATCGATCCTGTGATGGGAGGTGTTGATCGCTAA
- a CDS encoding NuoB/complex I 20 kDa subunit family protein has product MGLEEKLPSGFVLTTVEKLAGYMRKNSLWPATFGLACCAIEMMAVGSAAKYDISRFGMEVFRASPRQADLMIVAGRVSNKMAPVLRQIYDQMAAPKWVLAMGACASSGGMFNNYAIVQGVDHVVPVDIYLPGCPPRPEMLMDAILKLHSSIYDEKLGPNREAVIKSVEEAAMNALPTHQMKGLLA; this is encoded by the coding sequence ATGGGTCTAGAAGAAAAATTACCTAGTGGTTTTGTACTCACAACTGTAGAAAAACTTGCAGGCTACATGCGCAAAAACTCATTGTGGCCAGCAACTTTTGGTCTTGCATGTTGCGCAATTGAAATGATGGCAGTTGGTTCTGCTGCGAAATATGACATTTCACGTTTCGGTATGGAAGTTTTCCGTGCATCTCCTCGTCAGGCAGATCTCATGATTGTTGCTGGTCGCGTATCAAATAAAATGGCACCAGTTCTTCGACAAATTTATGATCAAATGGCTGCGCCTAAGTGGGTTCTTGCAATGGGTGCATGTGCATCCTCGGGCGGAATGTTTAATAACTACGCAATCGTTCAGGGTGTAGATCACGTCGTACCAGTAGATATTTATCTTCCAGGGTGTCCACCACGTCCGGAAATGTTGATGGATGCAATTCTTAAATTGCACTCAAGCATTTACGACGAAAAGCTCGGACCAAACCGCGAAGCAGTTATTAAGTCAGTAGAAGAAGCAGCAATGAACGCGCTTCCTACACACCAGATGAAGGGATTGCTTGCCTAA
- a CDS encoding NADH-quinone oxidoreductase subunit C, whose translation MSDHGMFGAEGTGDTSGYGGLVRTPAATGSSERPYGSYFDDVADDLERAYPAFSDAIERVVVDRGELTLHVKREKLVEVSKILRDSLKFEMCMGVSGVHYPEQSGRELHAVYPLLSITNNRRIRLEVSVPDSDAHIPSVVEVWAGNNWHERETFDMFGIIFDGHPGLTRILMPDDWQGHPQRKDYALGGIPVEYKGATIPAPDERRSYR comes from the coding sequence ATGAGCGATCACGGAATGTTTGGTGCAGAAGGCACAGGAGATACATCTGGCTACGGCGGACTTGTTCGCACTCCTGCAGCAACTGGTTCAAGTGAGCGCCCATATGGTTCTTACTTTGATGATGTAGCAGATGATTTAGAGCGTGCATATCCAGCTTTTTCTGATGCAATCGAACGCGTTGTTGTTGATCGCGGGGAACTTACTCTTCATGTAAAGCGCGAAAAACTTGTAGAAGTGTCAAAGATTTTGCGTGATTCACTTAAGTTTGAAATGTGCATGGGTGTATCTGGTGTGCATTATCCAGAACAGAGTGGACGCGAACTACACGCTGTTTATCCACTACTTTCAATTACAAATAATCGTCGAATTCGTCTAGAAGTTTCTGTTCCAGATAGCGATGCGCATATTCCATCTGTTGTTGAAGTATGGGCCGGAAATAATTGGCATGAACGTGAAACTTTTGACATGTTCGGAATCATTTTTGATGGACATCCAGGACTTACAAGAATTTTGATGCCAGATGATTGGCAAGGACACCCACAACGCAAAGATTATGCATTGGGTGGAATTCCAGTTGAATATAAGGGCGCAACAATTCCAGCACCTGATGAGCGCAGGTCATACCGATGA
- a CDS encoding isochorismate synthase — translation MPSLIPVTTVRLGEHLPLLDLLPKGENFSWVRGGDGVVGWGVYASTTVKGANRFNDARTWWHSHLEKFAITNNVQGSATGPILFSSFSFSPDEESVLVIPQVIVGMTSGISWITWIGSDSQPQLIDAPEKVSNSTLTWNEDDLASEHWITRVAQAVAKIHSGDIEKVVLARDLSATSAQVIDERSALRNLSAAYPSTWVFSVAGLIGATPELLLRLKRGMVTSRVLAGTISKSGDDARDLALAGSLARSSKDLEEHEYAVRSVADALEPFCSSTNIPETPFVLHLANVMHLATDVTGALIESKSNVDVFTLLNQLHPSAAVCGTPTDKAAKVISEIESMSRGRYAGPVGWIDARGDGELGIALRCGQISENTIQIYAGCGIVAGSDPEKELAESEAKFSAMKSALA, via the coding sequence ATGCCTTCCCTTATTCCTGTAACTACCGTGCGCCTTGGCGAACATCTGCCTCTTTTAGATTTGTTGCCCAAAGGTGAGAATTTTTCCTGGGTACGCGGTGGCGACGGAGTTGTTGGCTGGGGCGTTTATGCCAGCACAACAGTTAAAGGCGCTAATCGTTTTAATGATGCTCGAACATGGTGGCACTCTCACTTAGAGAAATTTGCAATCACAAATAACGTGCAAGGAAGTGCAACGGGGCCAATTCTTTTTTCATCCTTTTCATTCTCCCCCGATGAAGAATCTGTTCTTGTTATTCCTCAAGTAATTGTGGGAATGACGAGCGGAATCTCTTGGATAACCTGGATTGGTTCCGATTCTCAACCCCAACTCATTGATGCTCCAGAAAAGGTTTCCAATTCAACTCTGACGTGGAACGAAGATGATTTAGCTAGTGAGCACTGGATTACACGTGTTGCACAAGCTGTTGCAAAGATTCACAGCGGCGATATCGAAAAGGTAGTTCTTGCTCGCGATCTATCAGCAACTTCTGCGCAAGTAATCGATGAACGATCAGCGCTACGAAATCTTTCCGCAGCGTATCCATCTACGTGGGTATTTAGCGTTGCAGGGTTAATTGGTGCAACTCCTGAACTTTTACTTCGTTTAAAGCGTGGAATGGTTACATCCCGCGTGCTTGCAGGCACTATCAGTAAATCAGGCGATGACGCACGTGATTTGGCTTTGGCTGGTTCTCTCGCACGATCTTCAAAAGATTTAGAGGAACACGAATACGCAGTGCGCTCGGTTGCAGATGCACTTGAGCCTTTTTGTTCTTCAACAAATATTCCTGAAACTCCCTTCGTGCTTCACTTAGCAAATGTCATGCATTTAGCCACAGATGTAACAGGGGCTCTTATCGAATCAAAGAGCAATGTCGATGTATTTACTCTGCTCAATCAATTACATCCATCTGCTGCAGTATGCGGAACGCCAACTGATAAAGCTGCAAAAGTCATTAGCGAAATTGAATCAATGTCACGTGGTCGTTATGCGGGTCCAGTTGGTTGGATTGATGCGCGCGGAGATGGTGAGTTAGGTATTGCACTTCGTTGCGGGCAAATTTCTGAGAACACAATCCAAATTTATGCAGGGTGTGGAATTGTTGCTGGCTCTGATCCTGAAAAAGAATTAGCAGAGAGTGAAGCTAAATTTTCTGCAATGAAGAGTGCACTTGCTTAA
- a CDS encoding NADH-quinone oxidoreductase subunit A → MNSASNPYVPILVIGAIGFGFAVISVAAGALTGPKRYNRAKLDAYECGIEPSPSAAQGGRFPVKYFLTAMLFIIFDIEIVFLYPWAVTFDQLGLFGLIEMGIFIATVFVAYAYVWRRGGLEWD, encoded by the coding sequence ATGAACTCTGCATCAAACCCGTATGTGCCGATCTTGGTCATCGGAGCCATCGGCTTCGGTTTCGCGGTCATCTCTGTTGCAGCTGGCGCACTCACCGGTCCAAAACGTTACAACAGAGCGAAATTAGATGCATACGAGTGCGGAATTGAACCATCACCATCTGCAGCACAAGGTGGACGTTTTCCAGTTAAGTACTTCTTAACTGCGATGCTATTTATTATCTTTGATATTGAAATTGTTTTCCTTTATCCATGGGCAGTTACATTTGATCAACTGGGGCTCTTTGGCCTTATTGAAATGGGAATCTTTATCGCAACCGTCTTCGTGGCATACGCATATGTATGGCGCCGCGGTGGATTGGAATGGGATTAA
- the menD gene encoding 2-succinyl-5-enolpyruvyl-6-hydroxy-3-cyclohexene-1-carboxylic-acid synthase, whose protein sequence is MSESTSLARVIVRQIIEAGITDVVISPGSRNAPLSFAFFAASQKGLIKLHTRIDERTAAFFALGLAKASGRAVPIVCTSGTAVANYHPAVLEAHHTNTPLLVLTADRPARLRKTGANQTTEQARIFGKSVRYFADVSGAVFPMELPIYSLASGPVHLNIQFEEPLTADSDLTWLDEITVAPRDIKSTKAPGVLRVKSERGVLIVGHDRGGFTTTQVQKFADQLGWPLISENPLSLKGSIAHASLFLASTTIAKDFTPRTAIIIGRTTLSRSINNYIASADKQIVIDSRIATVDTDRNADKRFTQIPILESNEADSEWLEKWQKFSERCTKELEKITQWSEPVLARTLAANVKNGTTLFVSSSRPVRDIEAFATARTGIESFANRGLAGIDGNISTAMGIATARIATIAVLGDLSFLHDLTGLIHSEKPNLLILVVDNNGGGIFSTLTHRGSDGFESIFGTPHNLDLAAIASALNIKTSTINSVDQLNRELAQPIEGVRIVIAQMPDRESNADLLKQVHSSLQKI, encoded by the coding sequence GTGAGTGAATCAACTTCCCTAGCACGCGTCATTGTTCGCCAGATAATTGAAGCTGGAATTACAGATGTAGTTATTTCACCAGGTTCTCGTAACGCACCCCTTAGTTTTGCATTCTTTGCTGCATCGCAAAAAGGCTTAATCAAATTACACACACGCATTGATGAAAGAACGGCAGCGTTTTTCGCTCTCGGTTTAGCAAAAGCCAGTGGGCGCGCAGTTCCCATTGTCTGCACCAGCGGAACAGCAGTAGCCAATTACCATCCAGCAGTTTTAGAAGCTCACCATACAAATACACCTCTATTAGTTTTAACGGCAGATCGCCCAGCACGTTTGCGTAAAACTGGTGCCAACCAAACAACGGAGCAAGCTCGCATCTTTGGAAAATCTGTTCGTTACTTCGCAGATGTTTCTGGCGCAGTGTTTCCAATGGAACTGCCGATTTATTCTCTTGCAAGCGGACCCGTTCATCTCAATATTCAATTTGAAGAACCACTTACTGCCGACTCCGATTTAACATGGCTAGATGAGATCACAGTTGCACCCCGTGATATCAAATCCACAAAAGCACCAGGTGTTTTAAGGGTAAAGAGTGAACGCGGTGTTCTTATCGTTGGCCACGATCGTGGTGGATTTACAACCACGCAAGTTCAAAAATTTGCGGATCAACTTGGTTGGCCACTGATCAGCGAAAACCCGCTGTCACTTAAAGGCTCTATCGCACACGCTTCTTTATTCTTAGCTTCAACGACTATTGCAAAAGATTTCACTCCAAGAACTGCCATTATTATTGGGCGTACGACGCTTTCTCGCTCAATAAATAATTACATTGCATCAGCTGATAAGCAGATAGTTATTGATTCACGTATTGCAACTGTGGACACAGATAGAAATGCAGATAAGCGCTTTACGCAGATTCCAATCCTGGAATCAAATGAAGCCGATTCAGAGTGGTTAGAAAAGTGGCAGAAATTTTCCGAAAGGTGCACAAAAGAGTTAGAAAAAATTACACAGTGGTCAGAGCCAGTTTTGGCTCGCACACTTGCTGCAAATGTTAAAAATGGCACCACGTTATTTGTCTCTTCATCACGGCCTGTGCGCGATATTGAAGCATTTGCTACAGCGCGCACCGGCATTGAATCCTTTGCTAATCGCGGTTTAGCAGGCATTGATGGAAATATCTCGACAGCAATGGGAATTGCAACTGCTCGCATCGCAACAATTGCAGTGTTAGGCGACCTATCTTTCTTGCACGATCTCACTGGATTAATTCACTCTGAAAAACCTAACCTGCTTATTCTTGTGGTTGATAACAATGGTGGCGGTATTTTCTCAACACTTACTCATCGTGGCAGCGATGGATTCGAAAGCATTTTCGGTACACCACATAATTTGGATTTAGCAGCGATTGCTTCTGCTCTAAATATCAAAACCAGCACCATTAACTCTGTGGATCAACTAAATAGAGAACTTGCCCAGCCGATTGAGGGCGTTCGGATAGTTATTGCACAAATGCCAGATCGCGAAAGCAACGCTGACTTACTTAAGCAAGTGCACTCTTCATTGCAGAAAATTTAG
- the nuoE gene encoding NADH-quinone oxidoreductase subunit NuoE has protein sequence MFSDQDLAVMDSIIKRYPRSRSAIMPLLHYVQSKAGYVTNEGIELIAQLLTIETAEVSAVATFYTQYKRKPVGEYHVGVCTNTLCAVMGGDEIFAGLKSHLGIENDGVTDDGKVSLEHIECNAACDYAPVVMANWEFYDNQTVQSSKDLVDAMRNGNPPGPTRGPNSLPTWKENSAVLAGINDGRANEGLQAGEPTLLGLKLSKEGK, from the coding sequence ATGTTTTCAGATCAAGATCTTGCCGTAATGGATTCAATAATTAAGCGCTACCCACGTAGTCGCTCTGCAATCATGCCCTTGCTTCACTATGTGCAATCAAAGGCTGGATACGTAACAAATGAAGGCATCGAGTTAATCGCTCAACTTCTAACTATTGAAACTGCAGAAGTTTCCGCCGTTGCAACTTTTTACACACAGTACAAGCGCAAGCCAGTGGGTGAATATCACGTTGGCGTATGCACAAATACTCTGTGTGCAGTAATGGGCGGTGATGAAATTTTTGCGGGCCTTAAGAGCCATCTTGGTATTGAAAATGATGGCGTGACAGATGATGGAAAAGTTTCGCTCGAACACATCGAGTGCAACGCAGCATGTGACTATGCACCTGTTGTTATGGCTAACTGGGAGTTCTATGACAACCAGACAGTGCAATCATCAAAAGATTTAGTCGATGCAATGCGCAACGGCAACCCACCTGGACCAACTCGTGGTCCAAACTCTCTTCCAACATGGAAAGAAAACTCAGCAGTGCTTGCTGGGATTAACGATGGCCGCGCAAACGAAGGTTTGCAAGCTGGCGAACCAACTCTGCTTGGATTGAAATTATCAAAGGAAGGTAAGTAA
- a CDS encoding biotin transporter BioY yields MSTAITTLRTAVFPRSTVLTKAGFVIAGVAFLSLLAQIAIPVPGSPVPVTGQTLGVLLLATSYGATLGATTFLMYLLAGALGAPVFANSGSGLDRIVGATGGYLVGMLLTSVLLGYLGGRKWDQKFKTALPAMLLGNALTFTLGLIWLHEFTGKDWAWTFSAGFTPFIFGEILKIAIAGTSLPLIWQFVQRKIS; encoded by the coding sequence ATGTCCACTGCAATCACCACACTACGCACCGCAGTTTTCCCAAGAAGCACAGTTTTAACTAAAGCTGGCTTTGTAATTGCCGGCGTTGCATTTCTTTCATTACTCGCTCAGATTGCAATTCCCGTTCCTGGTTCACCAGTTCCGGTAACAGGACAAACACTCGGTGTATTACTACTGGCCACAAGTTATGGCGCAACTCTCGGAGCAACTACTTTTCTTATGTACCTATTAGCCGGTGCACTCGGTGCACCTGTATTTGCAAATAGTGGTTCTGGTTTAGATCGCATTGTTGGCGCAACAGGGGGCTATTTAGTTGGAATGCTGCTGACATCAGTGCTGCTCGGTTATTTAGGTGGGCGCAAGTGGGACCAAAAATTTAAAACTGCTCTACCTGCAATGTTGCTAGGTAACGCCCTCACATTTACTTTGGGCCTTATCTGGCTCCACGAATTCACAGGTAAAGATTGGGCATGGACATTTTCTGCCGGATTTACTCCATTTATTTTTGGTGAAATTCTAAAGATTGCAATTGCAGGAACTTCTCTTCCATTGATTTGGCAGTTCGTGCAGCGAAAGATTTCATAA
- a CDS encoding o-succinylbenzoate synthase: protein MLDSIISNLRVVCLPMKTDFRGINTREVALIEGSAGWGEFSPFVEYDENESIPWLISAIEGATQPRAKATRKYIDINATLPAVNSRAEVESILSWYPGASTVKIKVGANQEEDFKRIKYVAELLPNAALRLDVNGSWDVEQALEFIYGFYDSFDEDLLQYIEQPCSTLEELRELKAACMVGVKIAGDEVIRKADDPFELDLEDAVDILVLKVAPLGGIERSLALAKHHRLPAVVSSALESAVGIGHGIRLAGALPTLDFACGLATGQLLASDIAQIPIEGGKMRVADVTPSEAAMIELEASAERTQWWQDRVRKAWSAGADEIISEMGWHW, encoded by the coding sequence ATGCTTGACTCAATCATTTCCAACCTTCGAGTAGTTTGCCTGCCGATGAAAACAGATTTTCGTGGCATCAATACTCGCGAAGTTGCACTGATTGAAGGCAGTGCAGGGTGGGGCGAATTTTCACCATTTGTTGAGTATGACGAAAATGAATCAATTCCATGGCTAATCAGTGCAATTGAAGGTGCGACGCAACCACGTGCGAAAGCCACGAGAAAATACATAGATATCAATGCAACATTGCCTGCTGTTAATTCACGCGCAGAAGTAGAAAGTATTTTGTCTTGGTATCCAGGTGCTTCAACTGTGAAGATAAAAGTTGGCGCAAATCAAGAAGAAGATTTCAAGCGCATTAAATACGTTGCCGAATTATTGCCAAACGCGGCTTTACGCCTAGATGTAAACGGAAGCTGGGACGTTGAGCAGGCACTTGAATTTATTTATGGATTTTATGATTCATTTGATGAAGATTTATTGCAATACATTGAACAACCATGCTCAACTCTAGAAGAATTGCGCGAATTAAAGGCTGCCTGCATGGTTGGTGTAAAGATTGCAGGAGATGAAGTAATTAGAAAAGCAGACGATCCCTTTGAACTGGATCTAGAAGATGCTGTAGATATCTTGGTGTTAAAAGTCGCACCACTTGGCGGAATCGAACGTTCACTCGCACTTGCTAAACATCACCGACTTCCAGCAGTTGTTTCAAGTGCACTAGAGAGTGCGGTGGGAATTGGTCACGGCATACGACTAGCGGGTGCGCTACCAACTTTAGATTTTGCATGTGGACTTGCAACGGGACAGTTACTTGCATCAGATATCGCACAGATTCCAATTGAAGGTGGGAAAATGCGCGTTGCAGATGTGACTCCTAGTGAAGCGGCGATGATTGAATTAGAAGCAAGTGCAGAGCGAACACAATGGTGGCAAGATCGGGTTCGTAAAGCGTGGAGTGCGGGTGCGGATGAAATAATTAGCGAGATGGGGTGGCACTGGTGA
- the nuoF gene encoding NADH-quinone oxidoreductase subunit NuoF: MTKLAPVLSAHWDEKDSFTIEAYTRHGGYKASAKALAMDPDAVIQLVKDSGLRGRGGAGFPTGMKWGFIPQGDNKEHYLVVNADESEPGTCKDTPLMMANPHVLIEGCIIACHAIRAKHGFIYIRGEVTHVVRRLNQAIEDAYKSGHLGNGIDLVLHVGAGAYICGEETALLDSLEGFRGQPRLRPPFPAIAGLYARPTVVNNVESIASVPAIIANGAEWYQKYGTEKSKGMTLYSLSGHVNNPGQFEAPLGITLREILDMAGGVRTGHKLKFWTPGGSSTPLFTDEHLDTPLDYEGVAAAGSMLGTKALQIFDETTCVVRAVLRWTEFYKHESCGKCTPCREGTWWLVQILRDLENGSGSEEDLAKLLDLCDNIMGRSFCALGDGATSPITSSIKYFRDEYIAHVTGKGCPFDPVASTLFSSAGAR; this comes from the coding sequence ATGACAAAGCTCGCACCCGTCCTTTCAGCACATTGGGATGAAAAAGATTCTTTTACCATCGAGGCATACACGCGCCATGGTGGATATAAAGCATCTGCAAAAGCACTTGCAATGGATCCTGATGCAGTAATTCAATTAGTTAAAGACTCTGGATTACGTGGTCGCGGTGGCGCAGGATTTCCAACAGGAATGAAGTGGGGATTTATCCCGCAAGGCGATAACAAAGAACATTACTTAGTTGTTAACGCAGATGAATCAGAACCAGGTACATGTAAAGACACACCATTGATGATGGCTAATCCACACGTGCTCATTGAAGGGTGCATCATCGCCTGCCATGCAATTCGCGCAAAGCATGGATTTATTTATATTCGCGGCGAAGTTACTCACGTAGTTCGTCGACTCAACCAAGCAATTGAAGATGCATATAAATCTGGTCACCTTGGAAATGGAATTGATTTAGTTCTACACGTTGGAGCTGGTGCATATATTTGTGGTGAAGAAACAGCGCTTCTTGATTCACTTGAAGGTTTCCGCGGACAACCACGTTTGCGCCCACCATTTCCTGCAATTGCCGGTTTGTATGCACGTCCAACAGTTGTAAATAACGTTGAATCAATTGCATCAGTTCCAGCAATTATTGCTAATGGCGCAGAGTGGTATCAAAAGTACGGGACAGAAAAGAGCAAGGGAATGACTCTTTATTCTCTTTCTGGTCACGTCAATAATCCAGGACAATTCGAAGCACCACTTGGAATAACACTTCGCGAAATTCTCGATATGGCCGGTGGTGTTCGTACTGGTCACAAACTTAAGTTCTGGACACCAGGTGGTTCATCTACGCCACTTTTCACAGATGAACATTTAGATACTCCACTTGATTACGAAGGTGTTGCAGCAGCTGGTTCAATGCTTGGAACAAAGGCACTTCAAATTTTTGATGAAACAACATGTGTTGTTCGAGCCGTTCTTCGTTGGACTGAGTTTTATAAGCATGAATCATGCGGAAAGTGCACACCTTGTCGCGAAGGCACTTGGTGGCTGGTTCAAATTCTTCGTGATCTTGAAAATGGTTCAGGTTCAGAAGAAGATCTCGCAAAACTTCTCGATCTCTGTGACAACATCATGGGGCGTTCTTTCTGCGCACTTGGTGATGGCGCAACTAGTCCAATTACATCTTCCATTAAGTATTTCCGCGACGAATACATTGCACACGTCACTGGCAAGGGTTGCCCATTTGATCCTGTTGCATCGACTCTCTTTTCAAGTGCAGGTGCGCGATGA